The stretch of DNA AAGCCGCGCCGATGCCCAGGAAGACGACGATGAACACGACCTTGATCAGGGCCAGCCAGAACTCGAGCTCGCCGAAGTTGGCGGCACCGGTCAGGTTGAGCACGGTGAACACCACCATGAAGATCAGCGCCCACGCCCACGCCGGTACGACGCCGATCAGGTTCTCCAGGCCCTCGGCCGCGGCCAGCGCCTCCGCGGAGACGACGATGGTCATCTGCACCCACCACAGCCACCCCATCATGAACCCGGCGCCCGGTCCGAGCGCCGTCCCGACGTAATACGAGAAGGCACCCGGGTTCGGGTCGGCGGCGGCGAGTTCACCGAGCATCCGCATCACCGAGACGATGATCAGACCGATGATCGCGTAGGCGATCAGAGCTGCCGGGCCCGCGAGCGAGACACCTTCGCCCGAGCCGACGAAGAGACCCGCGCCGATCGCCGAGCCGAGGCTCATCATGATCAGGTGCCGGGGACGGAGACCTGCCCTGAGGTGACTCTCGTCGGTGACGTCGATGTGATCTTGTCCGGAGTCGGCCATTCGATACAGCCTACGGACCGTGCATACGACAGAATCGACTCCCATGGTGACGTTGCGCGATGCACGCGTCGACGACCTGAACGCGGTCGCCGACATCTACCGACACTACGTCGAATCGTCGACGGCGACCTTCGACCACATCGCCCCCGATCTGGCGACCTGGCAGCGGAAACTGGAACACTGTCGCACCGGACGGCTGCCGTTTCTCGTCGTCGAAGATCCGGAGGTCGCGTCCGGAGTCCTCGGCTTCGCGTGCCTGGGGCCCTATCGTGGCAAAGCCGGGTGGGCCCGAACCATGGAGGACAGCATCTATCTGCGGCCCGAGGCCGCCGGGCGAGGCATCGGCAGTCGACTGATGCGCGCGATGATCGACCAGACCGATCCGGCGGTGGTCCGCAACATCATGGCGGTCATCTCCGACGAGGTCCCCGAGTCCGTCGCCCTGCACCGGAAGGCCGGGTTCGTCGAGTCGGGTCGGACTCCGGGAGTCGGATACAAGTTCGGACGCTGGGTCGGCGTCGTCTACATGCACCTGTCACTCGCTCCGAGCGAAGTCGCCGAATCGGGCGATTGATAGACTCGGCGGCGTGCCCATCTGCCTGACCACCGCAGACTCGCCGGCCGACCCGGCGATGCACGGTGTTCTCGCCGCGGTGGTCTCGCTGATCCTCGGTGTCGCAGCGCACGGATTCGGGGGCGGTCTCACCGCGCACGGCCCGGCCACCTCGCATGTGCTGATCCTCGGCGCTCTCGCCGTCGTCGTCGGGTTGATCCGCGCGGGCCAGGTGAAGTCCGCCGATGCTCGGCGATCGCCGGGCGTCGGCTGGGTCGGCACCGCGGCTGCGCTCGTCGGCGGACAGGTCGTCGCGCACGCCTGTCTGGCGATGCTCGGCCACGGCGCCCTCATGCCCGACACCTCGATGCTGGTCTGGCACGTCCTCGCACTCCCGGCCGCCGTCGCGGTGCTGGTCGTCGCCGAACGGCTCACGCACGCGTGCCGACGGCGAATCCTCATCGTCCGACGACTGGCGACCGGTGTGGAGCCGGTCGAGCCGATCGTCCCCGCCGCCGTGCACTCGACACTCGCCCGGGTGCACACGCTTCTCCTCGTCAGCGCATCAGGCGTTCGCGGTCCTCCGGCAGCAGTGTGAACTCTTCGACTTTCACTCACACCTTGCTCATCTGAGGAGACCTCATGGCACGGCGCCATCAGGTGCGCTCGGCAGGACTGACCGCGTTCGCGGCAGCCGCCCTCGCATCCGCCACTCTGTTCACCGCCTGCTCGACCGATTCACCGGACACCCGTTCGGACGCCGACGCGATCACCGTGTCGCAACCCTGGGTCAAGGCGCTCGACGACGTCGCCGCCGACGGCGGTATGACCTCCGCCTTCGCGGTAGTCGAGAACGACTCCGATCGGGACGTCCGGATCGTGTCCGCGTCCAGCGACGTCGCCAAGACCGTCGAACTCCACGAAGTGGTGGAGTCCGGAGGCACCACCACCATGCGCGAAGTGGACGGCGGCATCGTCGTCCCGGCCAAGGGGTCGGCGACGCTCGACCCCGGCGGCGAGCACTTCATGCTCATGGGCGTGACGAAGTCGATCCGTTCGGGCGACACGGTGACCATCACCGCGCGCTTCGACGACGGCTCCACGGAGACCGTCGAAGCCATCGCTCGGGACTTCAATGGAAACCAGGAGAACTACTCGCCGGAGCACACCGGCGAGCGGAGTTGACCCGCGTCTCCCGGAGAACACTGCTGACCGGCGGAATCGGTCTTGCCGGTATCGGCGTGGGAGCGGCCGCCGTCGGCGTCGGACACGAGGTGTCCGCGTCGACGACGGACGCTCCGTCGACGCTGCCGTTCTTCGGAGAGCACCAGTCCGGAATCACCACGCCGATGCAGTCGCATGTGAACTTCATCGGCCTCGACCTGGTGGACCCGGCCGATCACCGCGTGCTGCAATCGATTCTGCGGATGTGGTCGCAGGACGCGGCGAATCTCACCCAGGGCCGCCCGGGATTCTCCGATACCGAACCGGAACTGGCTGGCGATCCATCGCGTCTGTCGATCGCGGTGGGACTGGGGCCCGGAGCCTTCGCATCCCCCGCACTGGCGTCTCGACGGCCGGGGTGGTTGACGCCGCTGCCCGACTTCGCGATCGACCGACTCCGACCCGAGTGGGGACAGACCGATCTGGTGGTCGCGGTGGCATGCGACGAGCCGATGACGTTGGCGCACACGGTGCGGCTCGTCATCGCGCCGGTGCGGACGCGCACACGGGTGCGGTGGATGCAGCAGGGATTCCATCACGGCCGGAATCTGTTCGGTCAGGTCGACGGCACGGTGCAGCCCGACGCCCGGCGCTACGACGACCTCGTGTGGAACGACGGTCGGGAACAGCCGTGGATGGCGGGCGGGACATCGCTCGTGCTGCGCCGAATCGCGATGAACATGGACACGTGGGAGTCACTGGATCGGCACGGGCGCGAGTTGTCGATGGGTCGCACCCTCGACAACGGCGCTCCGCTGACCGGTTCGCATGAGACCGACGATCCGGTGTTCACCGCGACCTCGGGCGGCATACCGGTGATCCCGGAGTCGTCGCACATCGCGCGTGCGCACCGGCGGACCGACCGGGAACAGTTCCTGCGGCGGCCGTACAGCTACGACGTCCCGCCGTCGCCCGGAAGCGGGGACACCTCCGACAGCGGGCTGATCTTCGCCGCCTACCAGCGCGATCCCGTCGTTCAGTACGTGCCGGTGCAGCAGCGACTGTCCGACCACGACGCACTCAACGAGTGGACGACGCCGATCGGGTCGGCCGTCTACGCGATGCTGCCC from Gordonia humi encodes:
- a CDS encoding GNAT family N-acetyltransferase; translated protein: MVTLRDARVDDLNAVADIYRHYVESSTATFDHIAPDLATWQRKLEHCRTGRLPFLVVEDPEVASGVLGFACLGPYRGKAGWARTMEDSIYLRPEAAGRGIGSRLMRAMIDQTDPAVVRNIMAVISDEVPESVALHRKAGFVESGRTPGVGYKFGRWVGVVYMHLSLAPSEVAESGD
- a CDS encoding copper chaperone PCu(A)C, producing the protein MARRHQVRSAGLTAFAAAALASATLFTACSTDSPDTRSDADAITVSQPWVKALDDVAADGGMTSAFAVVENDSDRDVRIVSASSDVAKTVELHEVVESGGTTTMREVDGGIVVPAKGSATLDPGGEHFMLMGVTKSIRSGDTVTITARFDDGSTETVEAIARDFNGNQENYSPEHTGERS
- a CDS encoding Dyp-type peroxidase, producing the protein MTRVSRRTLLTGGIGLAGIGVGAAAVGVGHEVSASTTDAPSTLPFFGEHQSGITTPMQSHVNFIGLDLVDPADHRVLQSILRMWSQDAANLTQGRPGFSDTEPELAGDPSRLSIAVGLGPGAFASPALASRRPGWLTPLPDFAIDRLRPEWGQTDLVVAVACDEPMTLAHTVRLVIAPVRTRTRVRWMQQGFHHGRNLFGQVDGTVQPDARRYDDLVWNDGREQPWMAGGTSLVLRRIAMNMDTWESLDRHGRELSMGRTLDNGAPLTGSHETDDPVFTATSGGIPVIPESSHIARAHRRTDREQFLRRPYSYDVPPSPGSGDTSDSGLIFAAYQRDPVVQYVPVQQRLSDHDALNEWTTPIGSAVYAMLPGPREYLGETLFA